The Falco naumanni isolate bFalNau1 chromosome 1, bFalNau1.pat, whole genome shotgun sequence genome window below encodes:
- the NOA1 gene encoding nitric oxide-associated protein 1, whose product MHRLAPGLLARLARARPWLPLPRRGAAGRGEEERFVFLEYEPDPDEVAAVAPRRREGKPGRERRERGPVAAGRPDPLVAVGRPDPSVPLSGVSCSGCGAELQCRDGAAPGFVPAEKYRSLSEGAAGLRGAVCQRCWWLARYGRALRLQLPPEQHRQVVSAALRRPPRHGRGPLLLYLLDVLELPDPVLPQLPGLLGPDATAAGLLVVGNKVDLLPADSPGYLGRLRQRVAAACAQAGLHGAPLVDIRLVSAKTGFGLEGLISRLQQSWKCAGDVYLLGATNSGKSTLFNILLYSDYCKTRAPDIINRATISSWPGTTLNLLKFPIINPTCDRIFRRQERLKEEATKTEDQLSSEEKKYLNRLKKQGYLVGRVGRTFQQQKSSSVVDFDPDMLSYSIDEDPRHSPGKREEREEFSDNEVKDARWCFDTPGIIKENCVLNLLTEKEVKLVLPTQAIIPRTFILSPGMVLFLAALGRVDYLQGEKPAWFTVMASNLLPVRIATLSNADAIYEKHAAEEYLKVPMGGEERMKEFPPLVPQDITLKGVGTTEAVADIKLSSAGWVAVTAHAKEELLLRAYTPRGTALVVREPPLLPYISTIRGGRIAGTAAYRTKRPPSTVENLKITGRR is encoded by the exons ATGCACCGCCTGGCCCCGGGGCTGCTGGCCCGCCTGGCCCGCGCCCGGCCCTGGCTCCCGCTGCCGCGGCGtggggcggcgggcaggggtGAGGAGGAGCGGTTTGTCTTCCTCGAGTATGAGCCGGACCCGGACGAGGTAGCGGCGGtagcgccgcgccgccgggagGGGAAGCCGGGCAGGgagcggcgggagcggggcccggtggcggcggggcggcccgaCCCTTTGGTGGCGGTGGGGCGGCCCGATCCTTCGGTGCCGCTGAGCGGCGTGAGCTGCTCGGGCTGCGGGGCCGAGCTGCAGTGCCGCGACGGCGCGGCGCCGGGCTTCGTGCCGGCGGAGAAGTACCGGAGCCTGTCGGagggcgcggcggggctgcggggcgccGTCTGCCAGCGGTGCTGGTGGCTGGCCCGCTACGGCCGGGCCCTGCGGCTGCAGCTGCCGCCCGAGCAGCACCGGCAGGTGGTGAGCGCCGCTCtgcgccgccccccgcgccaCGGCCGCGGCCCGCTCCTCCTCTACCTCCTCGACGTGCTGGAGCTGCCCGACCCGGTGCTCCCCCAGCTGCCGGGGCTGCTGGGCCCCGACGCCACCGCCGCcgggctgctggtggtgggcaACAAGGTAGACCTGCTGCCCGCCGACTCCCCCGGGTACCTGGGGCGGCTCCGGCAGCGGGTGGCAGCGGCCTGCGCCCAGGCCGGCCTGCACGGAGCCCCGCTGGTGGACATCCGCCTGGTGAGTGCTAAGACGGGCTTCGGTCTGGAGGGGCTGATCAGCCGGCTGCAGCAGTCCTGGAAGTGCGCCGGTGACGTCTACCTGCTGGGTGCCACCAACTCCGGCAAGTCGACGCTCTTCAACATCCTCTTGTACTCTGACTACTGCAAGACCCGTGCCCCTGACATCATCAACAGGGCCACCATCTCCTCTTGGCCAG GAACAACACTGAACCTGTTGAAATTTCCAATTATTAATCCTACATGTGACAGGATATTCCGAAGGCAGGAGAGGTTGAAAGAGGAGGCAACAAAAACAGAAGATCAGCtaagcagtgaagaaaaaaagtaccttAATCGCCTTAAAAAACAAGGTTACTTAGTGG GAAGAGTTGGAAGAACATTTCAACAGCAGAAGTCTAGCTCTGTGGTTGACTTTGATCCTGACATGCTCTCCTACAGCATAGATGAAGATCCCAGACATTCCCCTGGGAAGCGTGAGGAAAGAGAGGAGTTCTCAGACAACGAAGTGAAGGATGCTCGCTGGTGTTTTGACACTCCAGGGATCATAAAGGAAAACTGT gttttaaATCTCCtgacagagaaagaagtaaagctggttttgccaaCACAGGCCATCATTCCACGGACCTTTATTCTCAGCCCAGGAATGGTCTTGTTTTTAGCAGCCTTGGGACGTGTAGACTACTTACAG GGAGAAAAGCCTGCCTGGTTTACTGTCATGGCTTCTAACCTGTTGCCAGTCCGCATTGCTACCCTGAGTAATGCAGATGCCATCTATGAGAAGCATGCTGCCGAAGAGTACCTAAAG GTTCCCATGGGTGGGGAAGAACGAATGAAAGAGTTCCCCCCACTTGTCCCTCAGGACATTACACTGAAAGGAGTTGGTACCACTGAGGCAGTCGCAGATATCAAGCTTTCCTCTGCAG GCTGGGTGGCTGTGACAGCTCACGCGAAAGAGGAACTGCTGCTCCGAGCCTATACTCCCAGGGGCACCGCACTGGTGGTGCGGGAGCCTCCCCTTTTGCCATACATCAGTACCATCAGAGGAGGCCGCATCGCAGGCACTGCTGCCTACAGGACCAAAAGGCCTCCCTCCACAgtggaaaacctgaaaatcaCAGGGAGGAGATAG